A stretch of the Desulforamulus ferrireducens genome encodes the following:
- the mltG gene encoding endolytic transglycosylase MltG translates to MLLLFVIFGLLWQYAFSLLEPLDTSGQAPDVLFQVSPKSYTVEIAQKLEQQKIIRSAKAFRLYARYHGLDNQIKAGYYLLNPAMSVEEILNHLVRGKTATKTFTIPEGYTLKQITNTLANKGFIREELFTDLLIDGEFNYSFLQGLPRGERRLEGYLFPETYSIALDSTEKDIINVMLAGMDRQIKELKLEEKAKAQNLTLHQAITIASMIEREARKDEDRALISSVIHNRLKIGMLLQIDATVEYALGGHREKIYYRDLEIDSPYNTYKYKGLPPGPIAAPGRESLLAAVTPAQTKYLYYVAKPDGYHAFAETYEEHLRNKAKYLN, encoded by the coding sequence TTGCTATTGCTATTCGTTATCTTTGGTCTACTTTGGCAGTATGCATTTTCTCTGTTGGAGCCGCTGGACACCTCAGGACAAGCACCGGATGTATTGTTCCAGGTGTCTCCTAAGAGCTATACAGTGGAAATTGCCCAAAAGCTGGAGCAGCAGAAAATTATCCGTAGTGCCAAGGCCTTCCGCCTTTATGCCCGTTATCACGGACTGGATAATCAGATAAAAGCAGGTTATTATTTGCTTAACCCGGCAATGTCAGTAGAAGAAATTCTCAATCATTTGGTGCGAGGGAAAACCGCCACCAAAACCTTTACCATCCCCGAAGGATATACCCTAAAACAAATAACCAACACTTTGGCCAATAAAGGGTTCATTCGGGAGGAATTGTTTACTGATCTACTTATAGATGGTGAATTCAATTATTCTTTTCTTCAGGGACTCCCCAGAGGTGAAAGGCGCCTGGAGGGCTACCTGTTCCCGGAAACCTATAGTATAGCTTTGGATAGTACGGAAAAAGACATTATCAATGTTATGTTAGCTGGCATGGACCGACAAATTAAGGAGTTAAAACTGGAAGAAAAGGCCAAGGCGCAAAATCTTACCTTACACCAGGCCATTACCATAGCCTCTATGATCGAGCGGGAAGCGCGCAAGGACGAAGACCGTGCACTTATTTCCAGTGTCATTCACAATCGCTTAAAGATTGGGATGCTGCTGCAAATTGATGCCACGGTGGAGTATGCCCTGGGGGGACATAGGGAGAAAATATATTACAGGGATTTAGAGATTGATTCTCCCTATAATACCTATAAGTATAAAGGGCTGCCGCCGGGACCCATTGCGGCTCCGGGTAGAGAGTCTTTGCTGGCCGCAGTGACCCCTGCCCAAACCAAATATCTATATTATGTGGCCAAACCCGACGGCTATCACGCCTTTGCTGAGACCTATGAAGAACATCTACGAAACAAAGCTAAATATCTGAATTAA
- a CDS encoding peptidase U32 family protein: protein MRNLELLAPAGDLEKLRIAVLYGADAVYLGGRQFSLRAGAGNFDDQELLAGIDFAHRHNVKVYVAVNIYAHNQDLDKLPDYLDFIAQAGADAVIASDPGVIDMVLRLQPKLAVHLSTQANTTNWASAAFWQRLGVQRIVLARELSLPEIKGIGERVDIELESFVHGAMCMSYSGRCLLSNFMTGRDANRGDCAQSCRWRYHLVEEKRPGQYFPVEEDERGTYFMSSKDLCLLEYIPQLAEAGISSFKIEGRMKSIHYLATVVKVYRQALDAYLTNPQGYSVKPEWLAEIKKVSHREYTTGFLLGDQGQTATVERNANSYTRLAAFVGLVQNYDQETGRIIVEQRNNFRLGETLEVLTAKGDNLTITINEMYDGVTGEPIEVAPHPQQIVQITVQQPIPPMSMLRRLG, encoded by the coding sequence TTGCGTAATCTAGAACTCCTGGCTCCTGCCGGAGATTTAGAAAAGCTCAGGATTGCCGTCCTCTACGGGGCAGATGCTGTCTACCTGGGGGGGCGGCAGTTTAGTCTACGTGCCGGTGCAGGCAATTTTGATGACCAGGAACTGCTGGCGGGCATAGATTTTGCCCATCGTCACAATGTCAAGGTATATGTGGCCGTTAATATCTATGCCCACAACCAGGATCTGGACAAGCTGCCGGACTACCTGGATTTTATTGCTCAGGCCGGGGCCGATGCTGTCATTGCCAGTGATCCCGGAGTAATTGATATGGTGCTGCGGTTGCAGCCTAAGTTAGCCGTTCATCTGAGTACCCAGGCCAATACCACCAACTGGGCCAGTGCTGCCTTTTGGCAACGGTTGGGAGTGCAAAGAATTGTTTTGGCCAGGGAGTTATCCCTGCCCGAAATAAAAGGGATTGGCGAACGGGTGGATATTGAGTTGGAGTCTTTTGTCCACGGAGCCATGTGCATGTCCTATTCCGGTCGCTGCCTGTTAAGCAACTTTATGACCGGGCGGGATGCCAATCGGGGGGATTGTGCCCAGTCCTGCCGTTGGCGCTACCACTTGGTGGAAGAGAAAAGGCCGGGACAGTATTTTCCGGTGGAAGAGGATGAACGGGGTACCTACTTTATGAGCAGCAAAGACCTCTGCTTACTGGAATACATACCGCAATTGGCAGAGGCTGGTATCAGTAGTTTTAAAATTGAAGGACGCATGAAAAGTATTCACTATTTAGCTACGGTGGTTAAGGTGTATCGTCAAGCCCTGGATGCCTATTTAACAAATCCCCAGGGCTACAGTGTCAAACCAGAGTGGCTGGCAGAGATTAAAAAAGTAAGCCACCGGGAATACACCACTGGCTTTTTACTGGGGGATCAAGGCCAAACCGCCACTGTGGAACGTAACGCTAACTCCTATACCCGCCTGGCTGCCTTTGTGGGGTTAGTGCAGAACTATGACCAAGAGACCGGCAGAATCATTGTGGAGCAGCGTAATAATTTTCGGTTGGGAGAAACACTGGAGGTGCTTACCGCCAAGGGTGATAACCTAACCATCACAATTAATGAAATGTACGATGGGGTAACCGGGGAACCCATAGAAGTGGCACCCCATCCCCAGCAAATTGTGCAAATCACCGTGCAGCAACCAATCCCTCCTATGTCCATGTTAAGGAGGCTGGGTTAG
- a CDS encoding peptidoglycan D,D-transpeptidase FtsI family protein — translation MNYFQQKRLVKTFYLIAIFFATLLVHLAVIQLIHGADYNQRALEQRTLQVSLEEIPRGQILDRTGVQALTMGKREPRIILFPQIIQDKQTAANKLARILGRETEELLTFFNSRQQFLPYPLTESQVRQIKDLRIPGVLIEEIYLRYGSVPLAAHVIGHLGPISQGTNLEELNQLNGKKYKISDLVGSSGLEYFYEKELKAQQPTTFARAYVDVYRQLIRGLGITTEEQPDKGRQDLITTLDWQIQATVESIMDEKVQRGAVVVMDARTGDLLAMASRPNFHPGNIALSLDGGSDTFLDHCTALYQPGSIFKVVVAAAALEEGLVKATDSFVCLGEQEQYISCWHKPGHGPITFEEAFAQSCNPVFAELAIKLGPQKIIEYARAFGLESQHIIGYPLPRDKRQDLELIGQPYNLVNSSIGQGPVLATPVQLSAMLNVIVNNGVYIEPRLVKGLRNEQGKMTRLFPLGNSRKVIASETAKELKRLLLLVTEKGVGKEAMVAGYLSAGKTGSAEIGNGKETVNAWFSGFAPYDKPRYVVTVLVEEGISGGVTAAPIFREIVQSILLPH, via the coding sequence ATGAATTACTTTCAACAAAAAAGGTTGGTCAAAACCTTTTACTTAATAGCCATATTTTTTGCGACACTACTGGTACATTTGGCTGTTATTCAGTTAATTCATGGTGCAGACTACAACCAAAGGGCTTTAGAGCAGCGGACGCTGCAGGTGTCCTTAGAGGAAATTCCCCGGGGGCAAATTCTGGATAGAACCGGTGTACAAGCTTTAACCATGGGTAAAAGGGAACCAAGGATTATTCTTTTCCCCCAAATAATTCAAGATAAACAAACGGCAGCCAACAAATTAGCCAGGATTTTAGGGCGAGAGACCGAGGAGTTGCTGACTTTCTTTAACAGTAGGCAGCAATTTTTACCTTACCCGTTGACAGAGAGTCAGGTTAGGCAAATTAAAGACCTCCGCATACCGGGAGTCCTGATAGAGGAAATTTATTTGCGCTATGGCAGCGTGCCCTTGGCTGCCCATGTGATAGGTCACCTGGGACCTATCTCCCAGGGTACCAACCTGGAAGAACTTAATCAACTTAACGGGAAAAAATATAAGATTTCTGATTTAGTAGGTAGCAGTGGGTTGGAGTACTTTTATGAAAAAGAACTGAAAGCCCAACAGCCTACTACTTTTGCCAGGGCCTATGTGGATGTTTACCGGCAGTTAATCCGAGGTTTGGGGATAACAACCGAAGAACAACCGGATAAGGGCCGCCAAGATCTAATTACAACTTTGGATTGGCAGATCCAAGCCACTGTGGAAAGCATTATGGATGAGAAAGTGCAGCGGGGAGCGGTGGTGGTGATGGACGCCCGCACCGGTGACCTGTTGGCCATGGCCAGCAGACCCAACTTTCATCCGGGTAATATTGCTTTATCCTTGGACGGTGGCAGTGATACTTTTTTGGACCACTGTACCGCTTTATACCAACCAGGTTCAATTTTTAAGGTAGTGGTGGCAGCAGCGGCTTTGGAGGAAGGTCTGGTAAAGGCAACGGATAGCTTTGTTTGTTTAGGGGAGCAGGAGCAATATATCAGTTGCTGGCATAAACCGGGACACGGACCTATTACCTTTGAAGAAGCCTTTGCCCAGTCCTGTAATCCGGTTTTTGCAGAATTGGCCATAAAGCTGGGGCCCCAGAAAATAATTGAGTATGCCAGGGCCTTTGGACTGGAATCGCAACATATTATTGGCTACCCGCTGCCCAGGGATAAAAGACAAGATTTAGAGCTCATTGGCCAGCCATATAACCTGGTGAACAGCAGTATTGGTCAGGGACCGGTTTTGGCCACACCGGTACAACTTAGTGCCATGCTAAATGTTATCGTTAATAACGGTGTGTACATCGAACCAAGGTTGGTCAAGGGGCTAAGGAATGAACAGGGAAAAATGACCCGGCTTTTTCCCCTGGGCAATAGCCGCAAGGTTATAGCCAGCGAAACTGCCAAGGAACTAAAAAGACTACTATTGCTGGTAACCGAAAAGGGTGTGGGTAAGGAGGCCATGGTGGCCGGCTATCTTAGCGCGGGGAAAACCGGTTCTGCCGAAATTGGCAACGGTAAGGAAACGGTAAATGCTTGGTTTTCCGGTTTTGCGCCCTACGACAAGCCCAGGTATGTAGTAACGGTGTTGGTGGAGGAGGGTATTAGTGGTGGCGTAACCGCAGCCCCAATATTTAGGGAAATCGTCCAGAGTATTTTGTTGCCACATTGA
- a CDS encoding helix-turn-helix domain-containing protein, with amino-acid sequence MIVRGDQIRALREERGYTLQDLARRAKLSLSYLSEIERGSKRPSLKTIDKLAAALNVSKTQLVEGEITDSGLGLGEKIRIIRNENGLSLQELADKIGISLSYLSEIERGTVYPALNTLKRISEGLGVPATALMGHEGSLGYKLKHLREEYGLTQAQLANLAGVTAGLIGQIEQGKVQPSLKTLEKLSEVMGVSPCYFIMEPGAVDQMVSLMNPELRELLIHPNVQAVLSLVCNLNEKELQFILNFIQLFKRSELS; translated from the coding sequence ATGATAGTGCGGGGGGATCAAATTCGCGCCTTAAGAGAAGAAAGAGGCTATACACTGCAAGATCTGGCACGCCGTGCAAAATTGTCCTTATCCTACTTAAGTGAAATAGAGAGGGGTTCCAAAAGACCCTCTTTAAAGACCATTGACAAATTAGCGGCTGCTCTTAACGTATCAAAAACACAACTGGTTGAAGGTGAAATTACCGATTCCGGTCTGGGACTAGGTGAAAAGATACGGATTATCAGAAATGAAAATGGCCTTTCCTTACAAGAACTGGCAGACAAAATTGGCATTTCCCTTTCCTATCTCAGTGAGATTGAAAGGGGCACCGTTTATCCTGCACTGAACACCCTCAAACGAATCTCCGAGGGACTGGGGGTTCCAGCCACCGCTTTAATGGGGCATGAAGGCTCTTTGGGGTATAAATTGAAGCACCTGAGAGAAGAATATGGTCTGACTCAGGCTCAATTAGCCAATTTAGCTGGTGTTACCGCAGGATTAATTGGACAAATTGAACAGGGTAAGGTACAGCCATCCCTTAAGACATTAGAAAAGTTATCCGAAGTAATGGGGGTTTCTCCTTGTTATTTTATTATGGAGCCTGGAGCTGTTGACCAAATGGTCAGCTTGATGAACCCCGAACTGAGGGAACTATTGATTCACCCTAATGTGCAGGCTGTGCTTAGCTTGGTGTGTAACCTTAACGAAAAGGAATTGCAATTTATTTTAAACTTTATTCAATTATTTAAGAGATCAGAGTTGTCGTAA
- the trxA gene encoding thioredoxin produces MALELNGANFENEVLKSDIPVLVDFWAAWCGPCRAIAPIIEQLSTEYAGKVKIAKVNVDDNRDLAQQFGVMSIPTLIMFKDGQKVDQVIGFTSKADLEKKLEALL; encoded by the coding sequence ATGGCTTTAGAATTAAATGGTGCTAACTTTGAAAATGAGGTATTGAAGTCCGACATTCCCGTGTTGGTAGACTTTTGGGCTGCTTGGTGTGGTCCTTGCCGTGCTATTGCTCCCATTATCGAGCAACTTTCCACTGAATATGCCGGTAAAGTTAAAATCGCTAAAGTAAACGTTGATGACAACAGGGATTTAGCGCAACAATTTGGTGTTATGAGTATTCCTACCTTAATTATGTTTAAGGATGGTCAAAAGGTAGACCAGGTAATTGGCTTCACTAGCAAAGCTGACTTGGAAAAGAAACTGGAAGCTTTACTATAA
- the lgt gene encoding prolipoprotein diacylglyceryl transferase yields the protein MHQILFYLGDWPIRSFGVMLSLGILAGLLVSYLVARSQGRYEEEVLDLAFYAILGGLVGARLWEVMFSWDYYGNHPLEIPAIWNGGISVQGSVLGGLLAVIWYCRKRRIAIWPMMDTLAPGVLVGQALGRLGCFLNGCCFGIPHKHFGVIYPAGTDAYYVYGAQPLFPAVLLEAAWDILVLIVLLAIYRRKPFHGFIALSYFILYSLGRFILEFWRGDSLRTFMDLKAAQFSSVVTILVALALMYYLYEPFAIL from the coding sequence TTGCATCAAATATTGTTTTATCTTGGAGATTGGCCCATACGCTCCTTTGGTGTAATGCTTTCCTTGGGAATTTTGGCCGGCTTGTTAGTGTCATATTTAGTGGCCAGGTCCCAAGGACGTTATGAAGAAGAGGTTTTAGACCTGGCCTTCTATGCCATTTTAGGAGGTTTGGTGGGAGCGAGACTTTGGGAAGTAATGTTTAGCTGGGATTATTATGGTAACCACCCGCTGGAAATCCCCGCCATCTGGAATGGTGGTATTTCCGTACAAGGTTCAGTACTGGGTGGTTTGCTGGCGGTTATCTGGTATTGCCGGAAAAGGAGAATTGCCATTTGGCCCATGATGGATACGTTGGCCCCCGGTGTTCTGGTAGGACAGGCTTTGGGACGACTGGGTTGTTTTTTAAATGGTTGTTGTTTTGGCATTCCGCACAAGCATTTCGGCGTTATTTATCCCGCGGGAACCGACGCTTATTATGTCTATGGTGCTCAACCACTGTTTCCGGCTGTTCTTTTGGAAGCCGCCTGGGATATCCTGGTTTTAATTGTCTTGCTGGCCATTTACAGGCGCAAGCCTTTCCACGGGTTCATTGCCCTAAGTTATTTTATACTTTATTCTCTGGGCAGGTTTATCCTGGAGTTTTGGCGGGGAGATAGTCTAAGGACCTTTATGGACTTAAAAGCTGCGCAATTTTCTTCGGTGGTGACTATTTTGGTAGCCTTAGCGTTAATGTATTATTTATATGAGCCTTTTGCAATTTTGTAA
- a CDS encoding transposase, with amino-acid sequence MEKEIAQKLFNDLVQQCLDEKIIVADTIAIDSTAIDAYEKKQPKSKSQETGNATWGAKYDTFRNKITWFGYKIHLAVDTSSELPIALEVTPANINDGDMGPTLIEKVAAQIPEGRLKYVIEDSGYDQQKNYEAAKAQRAQAIIPLNLRNAQEPPEGFSFNGTPKCSMGYEMVYWGCDKNFLKFRCPHALGKVDCPNGMAWCSSSNYGMVVKINVKDDLRRFSLPHRGTKRWEELYDKRTSVERCNSRLKENLTANDLHIRGIKKVTAYIYLNAIVLLATALASKKINCSPQQKVA; translated from the coding sequence ATGGAAAAAGAAATAGCCCAAAAGTTATTTAATGACTTAGTACAACAGTGTTTAGACGAAAAGATTATAGTGGCTGATACCATTGCAATTGACAGTACGGCAATTGATGCTTATGAGAAAAAGCAACCCAAGTCTAAAAGCCAAGAAACAGGTAATGCAACTTGGGGAGCCAAATACGATACGTTTAGAAACAAAATTACCTGGTTTGGCTACAAGATTCATTTAGCTGTTGATACATCAAGCGAATTACCTATAGCCCTTGAGGTTACGCCTGCAAATATTAATGACGGCGATATGGGGCCTACGCTGATTGAGAAAGTAGCGGCACAAATCCCTGAAGGAAGGTTAAAATATGTCATTGAGGATTCAGGCTACGATCAACAAAAGAACTATGAAGCTGCGAAAGCCCAGAGAGCGCAGGCAATTATCCCTTTAAACTTAAGGAATGCCCAGGAACCACCGGAAGGGTTTTCATTTAATGGAACTCCCAAGTGCTCTATGGGTTATGAAATGGTATATTGGGGTTGCGATAAAAACTTCCTTAAGTTTCGATGTCCACATGCACTGGGTAAAGTGGATTGTCCCAATGGAATGGCTTGGTGCTCCTCTTCAAACTATGGGATGGTTGTAAAGATAAACGTAAAGGACGATCTAAGGCGTTTTTCCCTGCCCCATAGAGGAACTAAGCGATGGGAAGAGCTATATGACAAAAGAACTTCTGTGGAACGTTGCAATTCTAGGCTTAAGGAGAATCTTACTGCGAATGACCTCCATATAAGGGGAATTAAAAAGGTTACGGCATATATTTACCTTAATGCCATAGTGCTATTAGCAACGGCTTTAGCATCCAAAAAAATAAACTGCTCACCCCAACAAAAAGTAGCTTAA
- a CDS encoding DUF3243 domain-containing protein, translating to MEIGHNWHKWKEILGDAVGLGERVGMDPETINNAAYRLGDFFASKLDPANDEQRLLKELWEEGNEEERKTLASLMARAAHKASTKH from the coding sequence ATGGAAATAGGACATAACTGGCATAAATGGAAGGAAATCTTAGGAGATGCAGTGGGCTTGGGAGAAAGGGTTGGTATGGACCCCGAGACTATCAACAACGCTGCCTATCGTTTGGGTGATTTCTTTGCTAGCAAATTGGACCCTGCCAATGACGAACAAAGATTATTGAAGGAGTTATGGGAGGAAGGAAATGAGGAAGAAAGGAAAACCCTTGCTTCTCTCATGGCCCGGGCGGCCCATAAAGCCAGTACAAAACATTAA
- a CDS encoding DUF3892 domain-containing protein, with translation MEVKENAAGEITDVMINGNTYSMEQAVKLAKEGKLKDVTIATRENGEEYISHTANGMDLHQLPRFT, from the coding sequence ATGGAGGTTAAGGAAAACGCTGCCGGCGAAATTACAGATGTTATGATTAATGGCAATACCTACAGTATGGAGCAGGCTGTCAAACTGGCTAAAGAAGGTAAACTTAAGGATGTAACCATAGCCACCCGGGAAAACGGTGAGGAATATATTTCTCATACCGCTAACGGTATGGACCTGCATCAATTGCCAAGATTTACATAA
- a CDS encoding diguanylate cyclase produces the protein MKLFNLTKRYLLALGLIATLSISAFCIVYWVIHTQETYASIINISGRQRMLSQKAALLGTQLLHCKNEAEEIEIRNQLYEVKTLLEISHKGLISGNAALNLPGKPSKEIQALYFSSPVLLDQQIRTFISHIDSLLKEPGQKLTYNNPHLVYLQNAARGELLKSLDSVVKQYELEAQQHIKRLQFLEIIIVSLTLMLLLFEALFIFRPLVRHVYKETSQLRNYNNQLQVLSSYDSLTGIANRRFFDQHLAKEWEGAVISSSWLSLILIDIDFFKNFNDTYGHQAGDRCLAEVASALHASLNRSSDFVARYGGEEFAVILPDTDCRGAMLVAEKLRREIENLRIPHAKSAVADYVTVSIGLSSTMPVQYNNPEKLIAEADDALYSAKRAGRNRVMHYVKYFNK, from the coding sequence ATGAAACTATTTAATTTAACCAAAAGATACCTGCTGGCCCTTGGTCTAATTGCCACCCTATCTATTTCAGCCTTCTGTATCGTTTATTGGGTTATTCATACTCAGGAAACCTATGCCTCAATAATCAATATCAGCGGTCGTCAGCGTATGTTATCCCAGAAGGCAGCACTGCTGGGCACACAACTGCTGCATTGTAAAAATGAAGCCGAAGAAATAGAAATACGTAACCAACTATATGAAGTCAAAACCCTCCTGGAAATATCCCATAAAGGACTAATTTCCGGTAATGCTGCTCTGAATTTGCCGGGCAAACCATCCAAGGAAATCCAGGCCCTTTATTTTAGCTCGCCAGTATTATTGGACCAACAAATCCGCACTTTTATCAGTCATATTGATTCTTTGTTAAAGGAGCCAGGACAGAAACTCACATATAATAACCCTCATCTGGTCTACCTGCAAAATGCCGCCAGGGGAGAATTACTAAAATCTTTGGATAGTGTGGTAAAACAATACGAACTGGAAGCGCAACAACATATTAAAAGACTTCAATTCCTTGAGATCATTATTGTAAGTCTAACACTCATGCTTCTCTTGTTTGAAGCTCTCTTTATTTTTCGTCCGCTGGTGCGTCATGTCTATAAGGAGACTTCACAATTGCGTAACTATAATAACCAATTGCAGGTGCTCTCTTCCTATGATAGTCTCACGGGTATTGCCAATCGGCGTTTCTTTGACCAACATCTAGCCAAGGAATGGGAAGGAGCCGTCATAAGTTCTTCCTGGCTTTCTCTTATTTTGATAGATATAGATTTTTTTAAAAACTTTAACGATACTTATGGACATCAAGCCGGTGACCGTTGTCTAGCCGAAGTAGCTTCTGCCCTGCACGCTTCCTTAAATCGTTCCAGTGATTTTGTCGCTCGCTACGGTGGGGAAGAATTTGCTGTTATCTTACCGGATACAGATTGCCGTGGTGCCATGCTGGTAGCGGAAAAATTACGTAGGGAAATTGAAAACCTGCGTATACCCCATGCTAAATCAGCGGTGGCTGATTATGTAACTGTTAGTATAGGCCTATCTTCTACCATGCCTGTACAGTACAATAATCCCGAAAAGTTGATTGCCGAAGCTGATGATGCTCTATATAGTGCCAAAAGGGCCGGTCGTAACAGAGTTATGCATTATGTCAAGTATTTTAACAAATAA
- the ilvA gene encoding threonine ammonia-lyase produces MQKITLADIYAARECLKGVTHHTDLIPNTTLSEISGSDVYLKLENLQKTGSFKIRGAFNKICNLSSEEKQAGVIASSAGNHAQGVALAASTYGIRSTIVMPTCAPLAKITATKSYGAEVVLHGSVYDDAYTKAMEIQRETGATFIHPFDDPYVIAGQGTIALEILEDLPNVDAILVPIGGGGIVAGIAIAAKAIKPSIKIIGVEPANAASMRESSQAGKIITLSSASTIADGIAVKTPGQLTYDIVREYVDEFVTVEEDELANAILVLMERCKLIAEGAGAAPVAALLNGKVKLPGKKLAAVISGGNIDVNMLSRIVDKGLAKAGRKTELTTIIPDKPGQLQGLLKTIADLSANVVEVHHNRIGSEVELGSARVDLVLETQDSEHLTTIIDELIKKGYCVQRI; encoded by the coding sequence GTGCAAAAAATTACTCTGGCCGACATCTACGCTGCCAGGGAATGTCTGAAGGGTGTTACTCACCATACTGATCTGATTCCCAATACCACCCTTAGTGAAATATCCGGCAGTGATGTTTATTTAAAATTAGAAAATCTCCAAAAAACAGGTTCCTTTAAGATTCGCGGCGCTTTTAATAAAATCTGCAACCTCTCCAGTGAAGAAAAACAAGCCGGCGTGATTGCCTCTTCGGCAGGCAATCACGCCCAGGGGGTTGCCCTGGCGGCCTCCACCTATGGCATCCGTTCTACCATTGTTATGCCCACCTGCGCGCCCCTGGCTAAAATTACTGCCACCAAAAGTTATGGTGCAGAGGTAGTTTTACATGGTAGCGTGTATGACGATGCCTACACCAAGGCCATGGAAATACAAAGGGAGACAGGGGCAACTTTTATTCATCCCTTTGATGATCCCTATGTCATAGCCGGACAGGGAACCATCGCCCTGGAGATATTAGAAGATTTACCCAATGTGGATGCTATCTTAGTACCCATTGGTGGCGGTGGTATTGTGGCAGGTATAGCCATTGCTGCCAAAGCCATTAAACCAAGTATAAAGATTATTGGTGTAGAGCCTGCCAATGCTGCTTCCATGCGGGAATCTTCCCAGGCAGGCAAAATTATTACTCTGTCCAGCGCCAGCACCATCGCCGATGGCATTGCCGTAAAAACACCCGGCCAACTTACTTACGATATCGTTAGGGAATATGTTGATGAATTTGTTACCGTGGAAGAAGATGAACTAGCCAATGCTATTTTGGTATTGATGGAAAGATGTAAACTAATTGCCGAAGGTGCCGGCGCAGCTCCTGTGGCTGCTCTGCTTAACGGCAAGGTCAAATTACCAGGTAAAAAGTTAGCAGCGGTGATCAGTGGCGGTAATATTGATGTTAATATGCTTTCCCGCATTGTGGATAAAGGCCTGGCCAAAGCCGGTAGAAAAACCGAGCTAACCACCATCATTCCTGATAAACCAGGCCAGTTGCAAGGTTTGTTAAAAACCATTGCCGATTTATCAGCCAATGTGGTGGAGGTACATCACAATCGCATTGGTTCCGAGGTAGAACTTGGCTCTGCCCGGGTAGATTTGGTTTTGGAAACTCAGGATAGCGAGCACCTAACTACCATCATTGATGAACTAATTAAAAAAGGTTACTGCGTTCAGCGCATTTAG